A region of the Methylobacterium nodulans ORS 2060 genome:
CGTGCGCCTCAGCGACAGCGACGAGAGGCGCTTCCCGAACCTCTACCTGCACAATCGCCGCGACCGGGCGCATGTCTGGTTCGCCGGCACGGTCGACATCCAGGATGACGGCTTCCTCGCCACGGCCTGTCGGATCTCCGACCTGATGCGGGACGCCGACATCGTCGGCATGCCCTATCCGGACTGGATCCGGCACGAATACAAGCTCCTCAGCGTCACCGGCATCTCGGCCCTGGTCAACCTGCTGCGGGTCGATCGCCCGCCGCATGCGGCGTCCTGCTCGCAGCTGATCAGCCTGGAACTGCACGAATCCAAGGCGCTGTACCACCTGATGCGGCAGCAGGACTCGATCGGGCTGATCGCGTGCCATCACGACCTTCCCGAGATCCTGAAGGCCGAGTTCGGATTCTCGGAGATCGACTACCATCACGTGCCCGGCGAGAAGGGGCACAGCCATCTTCTGGCCGCCGCCTCGGTCGAGGGGACGCACTGGCCGGACCGGTTCCTCGCCATCATGGAGGCTCTGTCGAGGCCGCTGAACGGCAAGCTGTACCTGGTGGCCGCCGGCCTGCTCGGAAAGCTGTATTGCCACAGGATCAAGCAGAGCGGCGGCGTCGCGCTCGATATCGGGTCGCTGGCGGACGGGTGGATGGGCGTGAACACCCGCCCCGGATTGCGCAAGCTTTCCTTCGCGTGACGGGCCGCATTGCGGGCGATGCCGCCGTGCCGCTTGATCGCCGCGCTGACGCCGCTTTCTTCACGCGGCGATGCTGGTCGAGCTTGATGCATGCAGGGGAGAAGGCCCGGTCCCGGAGCATGGCCGGCGG
Encoded here:
- a CDS encoding tetratricopeptide repeat protein; the protein is MSRPFDLLEEARAAAADPDRLRAIATTSLSASLPPLDLVNIGIVLRDAGLREEALSVFDRLACAEPRDIPSRYEKAILYLHEGSHSDALLTLQEILAHHPHEDRTNLVAARILYSLGETAAGDAAIDRIPILGHPDRHAIETTARVIREFGLFVADYPRERALAMATALSSSPRYLSAHGVTAAAAAALDAGTGFSLIRVGDGEGAFVRLSDSDERRFPNLYLHNRRDRAHVWFAGTVDIQDDGFLATACRISDLMRDADIVGMPYPDWIRHEYKLLSVTGISALVNLLRVDRPPHAASCSQLISLELHESKALYHLMRQQDSIGLIACHHDLPEILKAEFGFSEIDYHHVPGEKGHSHLLAAASVEGTHWPDRFLAIMEALSRPLNGKLYLVAAGLLGKLYCHRIKQSGGVALDIGSLADGWMGVNTRPGLRKLSFA